AATCGGTAAATGCCGCCATCAATAAAATTAAGGATGAAGCTAATAGAATTGATGTAGTTGTTAACAATGCAGGGTATTCACTCATTGGTGCCTTAGAGGATCTCTCGATGGATGAAATCAAGGAGCAGTTTGAGACTAACCTGTTTGGTACCATACGGGTAATAAAGGCAGTACTACCTATTATGAGAGAACAACATGCAGGAACAATTGTAAACGTAAGTTCTATGGCAGGCAGGGTTGGCTTTCCGCTCTTTCCAGCATATAGTAGTACTAAATTTGCTCTCGAAGGTGTATCAGAATCTTTGCGCCTTGAAACGGACCCACTAGGAATAAAAATTGTACTCATAGAACCCGGTACTATCAAGAGTAATTTTGCAAGTAATGCCATAGTGGGAAAAAAGGCTACAGAGCCTAGCTCACCATACGCATCATCGATTGAGACATTACTAAAATCTACAACTCGTTTTATCAATCAAGGTACTCCTGCAGAAGAAGTAGCGAAAGTGATATTAAATGCGGTTACAATCGATGATCCCGAGCTAAGATATTTG
This Candidatus Nitrosocosmicus oleophilus DNA region includes the following protein-coding sequences:
- a CDS encoding SDR family oxidoreductase, which encodes MNKRLTSYIGINTTTKDKNRNSIIFAMSTKKMTKEHEKVALVTGSSSGIGFETSLLLARNGFHTFASVRNPERAKAIIGVSDKGELPIQVVELDVNSDKSVNAAINKIKDEANRIDVVVNNAGYSLIGALEDLSMDEIKEQFETNLFGTIRVIKAVLPIMREQHAGTIVNVSSMAGRVGFPLFPAYSSTKFALEGVSESLRLETDPLGIKIVLIEPGTIKSNFASNAIVGKKATEPSSPYASSIETLLKSTTRFINQGTPAEEVAKVILNAVTIDDPELRYLVGNDAIQMIEARKAMPDQEFGTLVKKHLLSQ